The following nucleotide sequence is from Sparus aurata chromosome 22, fSpaAur1.1, whole genome shotgun sequence.
CCGCCCTGCCCCCCAGCTCGTGGGAGAGACGGAGGGCCGATGTGTTGTGGAGGGACAGCTGGGTCTCTGCTGAGGGGAACGAGAGCGAGCCACATAAAGTGTTGTTGCTGTCGAACAATCACGAGTAATCACACGGTTAAAAACAGGTGATTCTCCTTCATCTGAATGTCTCCATCTTTTAGTTTCAACAGCCCTGTACATAATTTCAGCTGCTACGAGTCTCTCAATTAAAAGAGTTTGGTGacgtagcgtgggatcatgggagttgttgtcttcattgttaaaacaaccaccacagcGTTCTGAAGTTAAAGGCTAACCAGGAAGTTAGCAACACTctggttccctcgacaaaaagccCAAAGAGTTTCCATGTTGAGCACAAGGACGCTGAATGTTGAGCGTCTCATTGAGCCACTTGTTAGCAGCCGCCTTTAAAACACATAGAGGATTTATAATTCAAACACGGGATACGTTCTCTTGCTGATGTAACTCGGGCAGAAACCACGTTCACTGATGAGGTAAtgtatttaaagttttattcacctCAGTGTAGTTGAGTTGCTCCAGGGTGTCTCTCTGTAGTCTGACTGTACCTTGTCATGACATCCCCTCCATCTTGGAAATATCACGTAACCTTGTTGCACCTGTGTTTTTGTCCCATAATCCTCTCGGGTCGTTTGGTGAACCCGTACATTTGCGCTTGATGAGACAGAACGTGTTGAAAATTTGGCAATGACAATTCTGCTCCTTTACTCCAAAACATaatcctttttaattaataatgaatAGAGATTTCTTATATGTATGTTGAATGTGCTGTTTTCTTTATATGTCTTTTAGAACAAAAACTAATAAAAGTTCAAGTTTTAATGGAAGAGTAGCTACCTGCTGacctccttccttcctgcctCATCGTctgttgttttcctgtgttAAGTTACAACAACTAGAGAGTGAAGTGGATATAATGTCTCTGACAGGCAACCAAAGGAAATAAAATTACAATTAAGCTTATGTAAGTACAAAGCAAAATATAAGACAAATGTCTGTCGTCATTTTAAGACATTAtaataaaatgttacataaatatgCCATACATTACTTTAAGCCTACAGATTTTTTTAACCTTATTTTGATGTTTAAATGTCAgcatgcaaaagaaaaacaagaaaaacaacgaTACAAGACACTTACAAGCAGCACTGGAGTAAAATGTTACACAGTGTGTAGAGAGTATgagaatgtgttttatgtttgttatgttatgttgtgtttatgtttatgttcatgttaaCGTCTATGTACAGAGTCAAATTCCTTGTATGTGTTCACATACTTGGCCAATAAAGcttattctgattctgattctgagagAACATATCCTCCCTTTACAAGTTAGAAATGACAGGAGTGACTGTGAAGTGTCCAGCtataaaagatgaataaaaaattGTGCCTACATGATCAATTGAGGTGGCTTAGACCTCCCCCAAGATGTGACTCCTTCCTCTGTTGTTGGCCaccctcatcttcctcctcctcctcctcctcctcctcctcctcctctcaccatGACTGTCCTCTCCCTCCACATCTCACTGCATTACTGGCACCCGTTCATcctcaaaaaataaaacagagagcTCACCTCCGGCCTCCTGCTCTGATGTGTAATTGACCAATTTAGTAACTAGTGTTTGCACCTGTGAGTCATCAGTGGGGCCGATTGATCATTTCGCTGCTGCGTGTTGAAGGACAGTGCCGTCAACACGAACACAACAGACTTTAGTTATGAAGATTGTGCCAAATGTGGTGAATTGTGTGAGGTGGTGTGATTTTAGAGCTGCCATCCGAGTGAAATGTGCTTGTAGATTTGGAGAATTGGTTTTCGAGGGTTTGGGACGAGGGTGTCaggtttttgtctttgtgttccTGGTTCAGGTGTTGAACATGTAAACAGTTCACACAGACAATatgttaaaacacattaaaaagaacCAATACTGCCTTTTATAGAGGAGTAGACACACACAGTTCTTTAGGAGTCAATACCAACAGTGATTATTagttatcaagaaggccagtaAACGATATTTGAAACCGATGTAGGTTACATTTGGAGCAGGAATGTCAAAATTTAGAATAATCAGTTAcggaatcaatcaatcaattaatcaactcTTGATTCGGTCTGGATCATATTCTTTAAGTCATTTGTGCTAATTTGTGAATGAAACTTGGAGTAAACTACTCAGTTGTTGTACTTAAAGCAGCTACAGGAACTTCTCTTTGCattgattctggcgccccctgtggacagaTACGGTATGACGCCACTGCCTTGAGTCTAAAGATCTGTTTTGTCTTGAGAAGTGAGCAAAAGAAAGAAGCAGCATACTGTTCTTGATTTTTAAGTGCaactgtttgcaggatgcaaGTCGACGAGGTAATGTTTCTATTTGTGGCCGTGTAAGATTAACAACTGTAATATAAAGcaaagtaaactttgttttagtgccgTACCGCCAGACAACGAGGCTGTAAGACCCTTtgattcatcctcagcacttaGCCGTGAGAATGTTTTAGTCAGGATCCTCTACACTTTGTtctcaactacatttattttataaccTGAGTTACTAGCTTGTTTGCAGATTTAGAGTAGTGATTTCATTTCCTACAATTcgaaaaaaacatctttcttaATCACAGAGCCGATAATTGGAAAATAGAAACTCGGCACAAGTTCAATTAGGACGACTATCTTTTCATTCACCTGACGTAGGGCTTTTCTTTCCGTACTTACTCTCCGTTTAACCAACCAGATTCTGCCACAAACACAATCAGCCAATCACGTCGCTGCTGTCAAACTTAAAACTGCTCACCTCTCCCGTCATTTCAGGCATTCGTGCGACCCAGACAATGTTTCTTACAGCTTTCTGTCTGAGAGCTAGATGAGAACATCAAGACCACTCTGGTGTCGGTAccgttagcttagcacaaacactaGAAACATGGGTCAGTCAAAAGGTCAGTTACAAAATCTGCATACCAGCACCCACAAAGCTCAGTAAACAACATGATAGGACTTTGATCTGCATGAAGTTGTGGTTTTGTGCCTCGTTAGCTTTTTGtgctaagttaagctaaccACCTGCTGGGTTCACCCTCAGTTTCAGCGTACAGGCACAAGAgtggtatcgatcttctcatttaactctCGGCAAGAAAGTGACTGagcgtatttcccaaaatgtcaacagCATCAGTCGTGCTCAGAAAAACCTGTCCCCGATGATTAGAGGAATCAGATAACCATTTAAGAAAGAGGCATAAACCTCCGCGCGGGTAGAATTAGCTGGGCACAATATAGACGTGCGGACAGAAACTCCTCGCTGTTGTCCTGTCCAGAGCCACATTGATCCGTATCGGTCATTGATACGCAGACCTGCGCTTGTAAGATCAATTGGAGCTGTGATGTCCGTCCTCCATTAGGGTGTGAAACGGTCAATCATGCATGTCAGCTCTCTGTCTATAAGTCATTCTCCCCTCCATTAttgctgtgctgtgtgtgcagcCGCGGACACTTTACTGTTTGTTTCTCACACACGCTGCGCCTCCTCCAACACATTTATGAGAGCTTTACTCACTCCGCTCATTGCCGTCGATGAGTCCAAATTTACTGCCTCAATCTCCCAACCGGACAGCGTGTATGGATACAACTATATATGTCGCTGCCGAAGGCCCGTACGGCACTCATCATATCGACTGCACTCGCACGGTAACCCATTGTGTGTCCATTTGCATGGATAGCTGCAGATTTATCTGTACTGTAGGCCATAGTGCAGACTTGTGTATGGATGTGTATGGAGATTTACTCCTGTTTTAACCCCAGGGTTAGCCATCAGTATTGATTGAAACAGACTTAGCCTGATTTTAATCCCTGCTTGGCCCGAGACTATCGATCAGGGCGCTGAGCTTTCAAGTGGGTTTAACGACCTACCTGCCCCTCCTCTTTTTAACTCTGGGAAGGAGAGGTTCGTTATTACACCCGAAAGCAGAAGTGACAGGAGGCGTTAAGCTTGAGCCCACACACTCCTCTTCCAACACATCCCCTCCAATGCCAAACCATTACAGTAGGATGTGACAGCAAGCTGCCCGTAAAATATGGCCGCACTCGGGCTTCTCCTATCTGGAGTTTTGTGCCGGACATTATAAAGCAGCAGGCGAGATGAATCTGTGCACCTCGACAGCAATGTCACGGTAAAAATACCTGCTGGTGAGTTATGACCACTCACCTAGAGGTAGGAGCGTCCCTTTATGTCTTTATGGGTTCTCTGAAGACAGTTATATGGGACAACATGGGGAGTCTTATAGGAGCCCGGGTGCCTTGGGACCCGGAGAGTGTTGTGAATTTATAGTTGTACAGAGCGGTCACCGTTCTGATTGGTTCGGCACGGTGATGCTGAAAAACGAAGAACCTGAGCTTTAAAAGtattagagtgtgtgtgtgtgtgtgtgtttgtgtgtgtgtgtgtgtgtgtgtgtgtgttcgtgtgtgtgtgtgtgtgtgtgtgtgtgtgagagagagagagagattcctTGCCAGCCTTTTTTGCAGAAATACAAATTTGAGTGCATTTCTTCTTGTGGAAAcatttgtcactgtgtgtgtgtgtgtgtgtgtgtgtgtttgtgtgcgtgcgtgcatttgtgtgtgtgtgtgtgtgtgtgtgagggatggTTACTGTGCCTGGCGTTTCTCCTCCATTTGTCCTCCCAGAGGCAGATCGGGCGAAGGGGAAATAAATTGGAGAAAGAGAATAAATCAATGCTAAACTGAGCACCACTGAGACCTCCTAACCCTgaaactgtcacacacacacatgcacacacacacacacacacacacacacagccacacacacacacacacacacacagccacacacacacacacacacacacatagccacACATACGCAATGTGAAACGTATCTGGGGAAAATGGTGTATAAGTCCATATATCCATACCAACCTTAACTCACACACaagctgagagaagagagaaaaatgggGGTCTTGTTAGGTGGATGGTTTCGGTGTTGGTGAGCAGGCTGTTGCACAGAATATGAACATGATGACATCGTCACACACTTAAGCTGTCTCCTACTCTTTGAATGACACCACTTACGTACCGTCCGACCACAACTGGACAGCTATAAGCACATCAGTTACCACATGGCATCTCCAGATCCGACTTGAGTGACCTCTTCAGATTGGATCTCGCTTCCTCGTTCtacatataaataaacaaatattgctGGGACAAAGGGACATGATGTTTGTCACACAGAGAAAGAATTAAGATAAAGCAACAGTTTGTAACTTTCTTAACCTTAAAATAGCTCAGAATTATATTGATGTGCAGCGTCTTGTGATAGGCCACGTAACTTCAGCAAaagggtcggatcacagcgttTCACACACGTTTACTTCAAGacacaagttttcaacacattgtaTTGTTGTGACGTAATGACTTGTGTTTGTAGTTAACACCTACTTTATGTcggacaaactgttacagacctgggatttgtgtttCAGAACAAAACATTTCCCAAATTCACCAGAAGGCCCAGATAATTGATAATTTGTTATTAATTAAAACTGAGTGTTTCTTTTTAAGGTTGTCTTTGTAGGGATGGGTGAAAAAGAAATTATTCAAGACTTTTGATTCTCTACGATTCAGAATCGTTAAATCACAGAGgtccaaaaatcgattttctaaCTCctaatgttaaaaacaaaaaagcggCGCtcaactgcaagcagttatcttgtagttaaaaaaacatgacatttctgTTATTTAATGGCTGAATAACTACCTCTGTCAGGTGAACGTTAAGTGTACCACATGTTTCTGAAGACTTTTTACAGTCGCTTGGAGAACGATGACCATACCGGAGCGAACAGCGCACCGGAGAGGCTGCTTTACACTGATGGACTTTAGATGGAGATTGCCAAAGATTCACACTCCTGAGTCTCGGCCACTCCCTCAACAGTCGTCATAAAAGTTGCCCGTATTGGTTACTTTATACTGTATTTGTAAAGTTTAACTTGTTTGCCATCAgcacaatgtattttttttcataaatttgGTGTAAATGGTGGaatcagctgctaaatgttggcaggaAAGGTGCTCTAGAGACGGACGCAGAATTAACACGAATTACGATTACGGATTTTTCACCGTTTTTGGCGATGTGCGAGTTTCCTCTCACTCAACGACCCCGCTTCACTTCTTACGTATCGAACGACACTTACAACAATCAAGGCGCACTCAAGCTATCTCCGGAGCTTTGGATATTACAGCCGGTTTCATCTCTTCAAAACGACAGTTCAACTGCTTTCATCGTTCACATTTCGCCCGGCGGTTTCTGCTCTCGCCCGCTGCACTGAAACGCTTTCAGGAATTGCACTTCAAACGAGACCTCGAACCCCTTTCAGCGCTTCAACTTCAGCTGACACTTCAACTGCTTTGAGTGCTTCAACTTAAAGTGCAACTCCCACCGAGCGTTACAGGTGCAGGCGGCGGACAGTTCGGGGATATTTTAACCCCTTCGCGGCGTCGTATATTCTCAGCAAAAGCGAACGCACTTAAAATTTTAACCTGTTCTTGCACGTCTGGATTGTCCCGCACGCCGTCAACGGCATCAATCACACTGCAGTGCTCATCGCATCGGTGGAAATCAAAGCATCAGTCACATCAAACCGCACCGTACCGATGCCGAGGCTGCACAACTCGAGGCTACAGATGGGGCGGAGCGATGGCGGTTGCGGGGCAGAGGGAGCGTATAGATTGGGATTATGGGGGCGCATTGGGGAAAAAGGCTCTTCAGTGCGTTTTCCATTCAACCTAAGTCCTCTAAGAACCTCCTCATCTCTTCTGAGAGCAGCAAGCTGAGATCTGATCTAATGCCGAGTGCcacatgtgagtgtgttttgcCGGAGAGACACAACACTTTGATGAGAGCCTGCTGGGgatgtgagcgtgtgtgtgtgtgtgtgtgtgtgcgtgtctgtgtgtgtgtttgcggtTGTGTGCTTACGTTTAGGGGGTAATGAAGGAGTCCAGGGTTTATATATTTCTGCGTGTGCACACTCTCTCCCTCATCCCTAAAGGGTTGTTTGGGGTATTCTGTGCAGGTTTTTACCCGGGGGGGGAGGTGAGTTCTTGGGGTCTTTCATTCAGATGTAATTAGACCAGACAATGGCCTGGTTAAAGCTGGAATCCTTCGAGCCCCCTCTCTCTTTGATTGTGTGGGCCAGCTGTGGAGGAATGGCCATTATCTCCCTGTGTCCGGCAGCATAAAGAAGCGGCCCCCTCTCCCCGCCCGCCTCCCCCGGTTACCCCGGCGTTAGAGTTCCCACAGGGGGAGGGACATGGGCCGGTCACACTCTGGCCTGGAGAAAGTGAAAGCCACCAGAAAGCCGGCGCGCTGGCAAACATTCGCACATAAATGGCTTCACCCTGCACTTGAACCACTCTTTCTGAGACTAATGTGGGAGATGGTGGCAGTATTTACACGAGAGCAgcggggggagaaaaaaaaaagtggctttTCAACATCTGGATTTAAAGAGTTCTGGCTTTGAGTCGAACTTCTGCACTACGGACACGTGAAgccactgatgtcaccattcTAAAAAGGAGGGGGggatataatgtgtgtgtgtgtttgtttttgttccgtCTGTGTGCGCTTCAATCATAAATATCTCATGGAGAGCTCCGCCTGCGCACGGGGACACTTAGGCCCATTAGACTTGCGAAGAAATTGAATCTTTACAGCGCCGGGGCCGTATAATTACTGTTAATTTAACGCTCAGATTCTCCATCATTAACTCCCACTCTGGAAAACGCAGAAAGAGGGGACGCGGAAAACACAGACGGTGCATGTGCCGAGCGGCAGCGTGTGTTGACAGCAATCGCCGGGCCCTTTGACTGAATTAACAGCGACCCCTTCGTCTTGTAAGAACAGGACTCGCATCGTTTATGCGTTATTAAGTCCCGTAATTGGGCGGCCAGTAGTTTGCATATTAGTCCATTAGGGTAATATGTTTTGCCTCTCTCGACACACGGCTTGCCGGAGCCCCTGGCGACACATTTGGTAATTCTCAGAATTACACCCTAATCATAAGCCAGTGTTCCTTCGATCCCTATAATTTAATGCGCGTCGGTTTATGTCTAAGCATCTTCAGCTTGATtggatttaaaatatttatcaaTTAGCCCATCGCTTCCTATGTGGGATTTTATGGTATGGTCTTTAATTAATCAGCGATATAAGGGAGGTTTTATAGTTCTGCGTGCATTGGTGACTTTAAATTATCCTGAAGGTGTACACGTGTTTTGCTCGATGCCCTGTGATGTTGCACCGCCTCCGTCTGAAGGTGAAACTTGCATATTTTTTGTCCTTCGAGGTTGCTTTAACCTCTTAATAGCTGTGATGTTTTACAGCCGGTGTCCCACTTTGAGCCAATAAAATCACATCTCCTAAATGCCAGTAGTTGCCAAAGTAGGTCCAGGGACCCCCCCGGGGGTCTGACGGGGTTTCAGGGGGGCTCAGCAGAATGAGGATTAGTTTAATTTCAATATTGCATCCGTTTTAAAGATAGGAGCAGCAGATAGTGCAGATTTGGCGCTTTGATGAATTTTTCTCGAAACAAACTCGGCTGTTTTCTAAACCAACAGACCCGAGAGACGACGCGGCCGTGTTATCAGATCTCAGTCTTTATGCCTCTGTGTTGTAACGATGGAAGAAACATTCAGATCCAGAGGAATAATACTTCATCACATGTAGAAATCCTGCACTCAAAATCAAGTTCACCCGGTAATGAAAATTCACTCATGATCTTTTCACCTCAGTTGAAGTTTCGATGTCtgttaaacatttctggagctttgcagcaaaacagcgctgcagcatcCTCCTGAACAACGacagtagatggggacttgttttaaaacgttaaCAgacaaccaaaaaaataaacatgaaatggtTCCATACAGTACGTCCGGCGTAGGAATCCCAGAGATCCcgcatttatttgaaaaatgtgtttttgacacccttttttaagccaaaatcttcatTGTAGTCACTTAGCCTGACAGTGTCAAGGGTGCAAATAATGTCTTTACAACTTAActggagccattttgtgtccGTTTTCAGTTTTTGCTAATGCTTTAGCTTAGCGGCTATAGTGAAGATGActtattttcaaatcagtttgggaccTTGGGGCCTCTGGACACTTGATTCCAGATGAGATGAGATTCCAGATGAGATGTACggagccatttaatgttttattatcagctttattcttgagttttaaaacaagtccccatctacttcagttgttttgaaGGATGCTGCAGTGTTATTTCgctgtgaagctcaagaaatgttgtgtggaccgtgaaacttcacctgacttttcatcgGCATGATAATGAATACGTTTTCATTTtgagtgaacttatcctttaaagtgTCCAGTAGCGGTTATGGCAGGTGTATTTCTGTATGTCTGTTGTCGCCCAGCAGATTTGCCATGCCTCCATCACAACACCACATGAAACAGTTCgcacatgtttttcttttaagtttCAGCGTACACTTCGGTGATAACTGTTAAAAGTAATGTTAACCGTTTAATAGCAGAGACCAGGACAAACTAAACTGTTACGTCGCCCGTGAACCGCTTCCTCTCTCTGGCCGACCAGCCACTGCTCACTGCTGGGTGAACGCTCACTAAATGTGCGccgcttgtgttttttttcggGGGAAATAAACCACCCAGTGTACATCTGTGGTATTACAGTAGATGCAAGAGGCTCATTCATCATGTGTTACTACATTTGGCCAGAGAAAGTGActtaatactttttattttttactgttatCCCATAAAAGTCTTATCagctaaatgtatttttatcatgGACAGTTAAATTAAGCAGAATgaactgtgagtgtgtggaaTTAAAACATCTAGCTGGATTGtttaaaaagcagcagtgtttttattttcctctgccctttttgttgttgttgttgttgttgttgttgttgttgttgttgtaaaggGTGTTTTGGGAAACCGAAGCCTCGCGTGCCACTGTGGCTGCATCCATCTCAAAGTTTACCCAACAAGCAGGTGGAGGGGCGCGCGAGGGCGCGGAGCGGGGCTGAAGGGTCCATTCTTGCAGCCTCCTCTCTTTGGCCCCGAGCTGCCCTCTCCGCTCGCCCCCCATTATTTGTCCCGGCGGCCGAGCGCGCGGCCCCCATGAGCCCTTTGGAACGGAACGAAAAGAAGGCGCGAGATGCAGCTGTGACGTGGGCGTTGTTCCATTCACCGCGCTCGCCATGGCAACGGGGCAGAGGCCCTGGAAGCACGCGGCCCCTTCTCTCTGGACAGCGTCCTGAGGGCAGAGAGGCAGCTGGAAGTTCCTCCTCATGAGCACTGCTCGCTGCTTCACGGCGCAAAGGAGCCCACAGACTCTACTTCAAATGCAGGAAAGCTGGGTTCAAATTAAGGTTCGGGGAGTTCTGCGAATTTAGCACTAAAAGTTCGATTCTAAAAGGCATTAGTGTGCTCACTACAACGCATTCTGTGCATCTCGTGCGACTTTTACGCACCGTTTTGACGCGcgaaacaaataaatgtgacCCACTGACCCAGATCAATGTTCTTATGGGAATTTCGACatcgtatttttttttttcctctccctcgctcagtcttttctgtgtttacacTCCGCAGCCCGATCTCTCCCTCCACTTTGTACTCGAGCATGCTGCAGGACTGCTAGTATTGTTGGGCAGAGTGATTGGGGTTTCTGTACAATCTCCCGTGACCAATGAGCGGGGTGCTGTCAGGGGTAACCACATCTGTCAACCGTTCTTGGCCAATAAAGAGCGGAGCGAGGCGGACCACAGGTGCGCGCCTCTGCGTCCCCTTGGCACAGCGCCCGGGAGATGCTGGAGAGAGACGCCTAGCTGCCCCGTGGCGCAAAAGAGTTACTGTCAAAGGCAGCCTCCTTTTAACTCCAGCTATCACTCTGGCTCCGATAGTTATGGCGACCGCAACGTCCAACCACTACAGCGTCCTCACCACCCCCAGCAGCGCGCCGCCGCCGCACTCGGAGTCCGGGAGCATGCAGCAGGCGGCAGCGTACAGGGACGCGCACACCCTGCTCCAGAACGACTACAGCTCGTTACCGGGCGGTGGACATCCGCTCAGCCACGCGCACCAGTGGATAACGGCGCTGTCTCACGGTGACGGCGGGGCGCCCTGGCCGTCCAGTCCCCTCGGAGAGCAGGACGTGAAGCCCGTGCTGCACGACAGTGACcgagaggagctgcagaactCCAGcaatctgcagcagcagcagcagcagcagcaacagcgaCACCCTCACCTAGCGCACCAGCAGGCGCATCACGACGCCAGAGCATGGCGAACCACCACAGCCAGCACGCACATCCCCGGTATGGCGACATCTGAGGGCCAGAGTCTGGTGTATTCCCAGTCCGGCTTCGGTCTGATGCCGGGGGGAGAGCAAGGGGGGATGCACCACCACCCCCTGCGGGACGAGGACCACCACAGCCACAGCCCGCACCTCAGTGAGCACGGAGGAGGCCCCGGGGCCCACCAGCAGTCTCTCTCACACCATCACCAGCACGGGGGCCACCAGGACCAGTCAGACGAGGACACACCGACCTCCGACGAGTTGGAGCAGTTCGCCAAGCAGTTCAAGCAGCGACGCATCAAGCTGGGCTTCACCCAGGCGGACGTGGGACTGGCTCTCGGGACGCTGTACGGGAACGTGTTTTCTCAGACCACCATTTGCAGGTTCGAGGCGCTTCAGCTCAGCTTCAAAAACATGTGTAAACTCAAGCCCTTGTTGAACAAGTGGCTGGAGGAGGCGGACTCCACCTCGGGGAGCCCCACGAGCCTGGATAAAATCGCGGCACAGGGacggaaaaggaaaaagaggacCTCCATCGAGGTGGGCGTGAAAGGGGCTCTGGAGAGCCATTTTCTCAAATGTCCAAAACCGGGAGCAGCGGAGATCAACTCCCTAGCGGACAGCCTGCagctggagaaggaggtggTGAGGGTTTGGTTTTGTAACAGGCggcagaaggagaagaggatgaCACCCGCTGGGGGACAGATACCAGGAGGAGAGGACATGTACGGGGACACCCCTCCTCACCACGGAGGACAAACTCCTGTGCAGTGACCCCCCAGTGTGCGATTCAGAGCAGCAACACGgaccccttaaaaaaa
It contains:
- the pou3f2a gene encoding POU domain, class 3, transcription factor 2a: MSGVLSGVTTSVNRSWPIKSGARRTTGARLCVPLAQRPGDAGERRLAAPWRKRVTVKGSLLLTPAITLAPIVMATATSNHYSVLTTPSSAPPPHSESGSMQQAAAYRDAHTLLQNDYSSLPGGGHPLSHAHQWITALSHGDGGAPWPSSPLGEQDVKPVLHDSDREELQNSSNLQQQQQQQQQRHPHLAHQQAHHDARAWRTTTASTHIPGMATSEGQSLVYSQSGFGLMPGGEQGGMHHHPLRDEDHHSHSPHLSEHGGGPGAHQQSLSHHHQHGGHQDQSDEDTPTSDELEQFAKQFKQRRIKLGFTQADVGLALGTLYGNVFSQTTICRFEALQLSFKNMCKLKPLLNKWLEEADSTSGSPTSLDKIAAQGRKRKKRTSIEVGVKGALESHFLKCPKPGAAEINSLADSLQLEKEVVRVWFCNRRQKEKRMTPAGGQIPGGEDMYGDTPPHHGGQTPVQ